One segment of Herbaspirillum hiltneri N3 DNA contains the following:
- the puuE gene encoding allantoinase PuuE — MQRIPAAANYPRDLIGYGRNVPHANWPGQARIALQFVLNYEEGGENSVLHGDPASEQFLSEIIGAAAYPARHLSMESIYEYGSRVGVWRILREFEKRRLPLTVFGIAMALQRHPEVTQAFIELGHEIACHGLRWIHYQSMDIDIEREHMRVAVEIFRELTGADPQGWYTGRDSPNTRRLVVEHGGFAYDSDYYGDDLPFWTRVALADGCEQPHLVVPYTLDSNDMRFATPQGFNTGEHFFQYLKDSFDVLYAEGEEAPKMLSVGMHCRLLGRPGRFAALQRFLDYVQSHERVWICRRIDIANHWREQHPYAG, encoded by the coding sequence ATGCAACGCATACCAGCAGCAGCCAACTACCCGCGCGACCTGATCGGCTACGGCCGCAACGTTCCTCACGCCAACTGGCCGGGCCAGGCCAGGATTGCGCTGCAGTTTGTGCTGAACTATGAAGAAGGCGGCGAGAATTCCGTGCTGCACGGCGACCCGGCTTCGGAGCAGTTCCTGTCCGAAATCATCGGGGCGGCCGCCTATCCTGCACGCCATCTTTCGATGGAATCGATCTACGAATACGGCTCGCGTGTCGGTGTCTGGCGCATCCTGCGCGAGTTCGAAAAGCGCCGGCTTCCGCTCACCGTATTCGGCATCGCCATGGCATTGCAACGCCATCCGGAAGTGACGCAGGCCTTCATCGAGCTGGGTCATGAAATCGCCTGCCACGGCCTGCGCTGGATCCACTACCAGAGCATGGATATCGACATCGAGCGCGAACACATGCGCGTCGCCGTCGAAATCTTCCGCGAACTGACCGGCGCCGATCCGCAAGGCTGGTACACCGGCCGCGATTCGCCCAACACGCGCCGCCTTGTCGTCGAGCACGGGGGCTTCGCCTACGACTCCGATTACTACGGCGACGACCTGCCGTTCTGGACCCGGGTGGCGCTGGCCGACGGCTGCGAGCAGCCGCATCTGGTCGTACCCTACACGCTCGACAGCAACGACATGCGCTTCGCCACGCCGCAGGGTTTCAACACCGGCGAGCATTTTTTCCAGTACCTCAAGGACAGTTTCGACGTGCTGTACGCGGAGGGCGAAGAAGCACCCAAGATGCTGTCGGTCGGCATGCACTGCCGCCTGCTCGGCCGCCCCGGCCGGTTCGCGGCGTTGCAGCGCTTCCTCGACTACGTGCAGTCGCATGAACGCGTATGGATCTGCCGCCGTATCGACATCGCGAACCATTGGCGCGAGCAGCATCCCTACGCCGGCTGA
- a CDS encoding adenosine deaminase, which yields MTTSATSTTPALSAAMRSFVEALPKTELHLHIEGTLEPELLFALAQRNKVALPYASVEALRAAYDFTDLQSFLDLYYAGANVLQTEQDFHDMTAAYIARARADNVRHAEIFFDPQTHTERGIGIDVVFAGIARALRQARDEHGFSSAMIMSFLRHLSEEDAFTTLKAALPLREQYRDLWNGIGLDSSERGNPPEKFAKVFARCRELGFHLVAHAGEEGPPAYILGALDVLKVERIDHGVRSEEDPALMERLAREKMPLTVCPLSNLKLCVVDDMAKHNLARLLRAGLAVTVNSDDPAYFGGYMNDNYLAVASALELSRAEIVQLARNGIDASFLPAADKGRLTAELDQYDATH from the coding sequence ATGACTACCTCCGCCACCTCCACTACCCCTGCCCTGTCCGCAGCGATGCGCTCCTTCGTCGAAGCCCTGCCCAAGACGGAGCTGCACCTGCATATCGAAGGCACGCTGGAGCCTGAATTGCTGTTTGCCCTGGCGCAGCGCAACAAAGTCGCGCTGCCTTACGCCTCGGTCGAAGCACTGCGCGCGGCCTACGACTTCACCGACCTGCAATCCTTCCTCGATCTCTATTACGCCGGCGCCAACGTGCTGCAGACCGAGCAGGACTTCCACGACATGACCGCCGCCTACATCGCGCGTGCCCGCGCCGACAATGTGCGCCATGCCGAGATTTTCTTCGATCCGCAGACCCATACCGAGCGCGGCATCGGCATCGACGTGGTGTTCGCCGGCATCGCCCGCGCCCTGCGCCAGGCGCGCGACGAACACGGCTTTTCCAGCGCCATGATCATGTCCTTCCTGCGTCATCTCTCCGAAGAAGACGCCTTCACCACGCTCAAAGCGGCGCTGCCGCTGCGCGAGCAATACCGCGACCTGTGGAACGGCATCGGCCTGGACTCGTCCGAACGCGGCAACCCGCCGGAGAAATTCGCCAAGGTATTCGCGCGCTGCAGGGAACTCGGCTTCCACCTGGTCGCCCACGCCGGCGAAGAAGGTCCACCGGCGTACATTCTCGGCGCGCTCGACGTGCTCAAGGTGGAGCGCATCGACCACGGCGTGCGCAGCGAAGAAGACCCGGCCCTGATGGAGCGCCTGGCGCGCGAGAAAATGCCGTTGACGGTGTGCCCGCTCTCCAACCTCAAGCTGTGCGTGGTCGACGACATGGCCAAACACAATCTGGCGCGACTGCTACGCGCCGGTCTTGCGGTGACCGTCAATTCCGATGATCCGGCTTACTTCGGCGGCTACATGAACGACAACTACCTGGCCGTCGCGTCGGCGCTGGAACTCTCGCGTGCAGAGATCGTGCAACTGGCGCGCAACGGAATCGACGCCAGCTTCCTGCCGGCCGCAGACAAGGGACGCCTGACTGCAGAGCTCGATCAGTACGACGCTACCCATTAA
- a CDS encoding ABC transporter permease, which produces MKKPSSLNRAARTLAPWILLLAILVIWQIICSALDVSEFIFPSPMAIIEAMIEFAGPIAHHALSTFWVTMVGFAIAVAVGVSLGFLIGSSPLLYAAAYPLMTAFNALPKAAFVPVLVVWFGIGAGPAILTAFLISFFPIMVNIATGLATLEPELEDVLRVLGARRMDILLKVGLPRSLPYFFASLKVAITLAFVGSTVSEMNASNEGIGYLLVSAGSSMKMPLAFAGLVVIGAMAMAMYELFAIIEKRTTRWAHRGGNRS; this is translated from the coding sequence ATGAAAAAACCTTCTTCGCTGAACCGGGCCGCACGTACGCTGGCGCCGTGGATACTGCTGCTGGCGATCCTCGTCATCTGGCAGATCATCTGCAGCGCGCTGGACGTGTCCGAGTTCATCTTCCCAAGTCCGATGGCGATCATCGAGGCCATGATCGAATTCGCCGGCCCGATTGCGCACCACGCGCTGTCGACCTTCTGGGTCACCATGGTGGGCTTCGCCATCGCCGTGGCGGTGGGCGTGTCGCTGGGCTTCCTGATCGGTTCGTCGCCGCTGCTCTATGCCGCAGCCTATCCGCTGATGACGGCGTTCAATGCGCTGCCCAAGGCCGCTTTCGTACCGGTGCTGGTGGTGTGGTTCGGCATCGGCGCCGGGCCGGCGATCCTGACGGCTTTCCTGATCTCCTTCTTCCCGATCATGGTCAACATCGCCACCGGCCTGGCGACGCTGGAGCCGGAACTGGAAGACGTCCTGCGCGTGCTCGGCGCCAGGCGCATGGATATCCTGCTCAAGGTCGGCCTGCCGCGCTCGCTGCCGTACTTTTTCGCCTCATTGAAGGTCGCCATCACGCTGGCCTTCGTCGGCTCGACCGTGTCGGAAATGAACGCCTCCAACGAAGGCATCGGCTACCTGCTGGTGTCTGCCGGTTCGTCGATGAAGATGCCGCTGGCGTTTGCCGGCCTGGTGGTCATCGGCGCGATGGCGATGGCCATGTACGAGCTCTTCGCGATCATCGAGAAACGCACCACGCGCTGGGCCCACCGCGGCGGCAACCGTTCGTGA
- a CDS encoding M20/M25/M40 family metallo-hydrolase, with product MSSSLQQSVLSFLDAEHAAQTRFLQELVRVPSDNPSGDCAAHGARAQALLEQLGFDVEVHVVQEELVKANGMISAANLIVRKRFGSGGPTIALNAHGDVVPPGLGWSKDPYGGEIVQDAEHGPVMYGRGVAVSKSDFATYTWALLALIAAEKQGAVLNGAIELQFTYDEEAGGDIGPRWILEQGLSKPDYAVSAGFAYGITSAHNGCLHLEVTVKGKQAHAAMPHTGIDAIEAATGILQALYAYRTELAKKKSAVAGIDHATLNVGLIKGGINTNVVPDLASFRLDRRMIPEEAGFDAEGDLRRVIDAAAARYPGIEVGVQRILLAEPLAELPGVEKLIGAFSRNAETILGEPVKAHGVPLYTDARHYTKQGIPTILYGAGPRTLMEARGHNSDENLRLNDLFKATKVVALALAELLQ from the coding sequence ATGTCGTCATCATTGCAACAATCCGTACTCTCTTTCCTCGACGCCGAACACGCCGCGCAAACTCGTTTCCTGCAGGAACTGGTACGGGTGCCGTCCGACAATCCGTCCGGCGATTGCGCCGCACACGGCGCACGCGCCCAGGCCTTGCTGGAGCAATTGGGTTTCGATGTGGAAGTGCACGTAGTGCAGGAGGAACTGGTCAAGGCCAACGGCATGATATCGGCCGCCAATCTGATCGTGCGCAAGCGCTTCGGCAGCGGCGGCCCGACCATCGCGCTCAACGCCCACGGCGATGTGGTGCCGCCCGGCCTCGGCTGGAGCAAGGATCCCTACGGCGGTGAAATCGTCCAGGACGCCGAGCACGGCCCTGTCATGTACGGTCGTGGCGTGGCCGTGTCGAAGTCCGATTTCGCTACCTACACCTGGGCGCTGCTGGCGCTGATCGCCGCCGAGAAACAAGGTGCGGTCCTCAACGGCGCCATCGAACTGCAATTCACTTACGACGAAGAAGCGGGCGGCGACATCGGTCCCCGATGGATCCTCGAGCAAGGACTGAGCAAGCCCGACTACGCCGTCTCGGCCGGCTTCGCCTATGGCATCACGTCCGCGCATAACGGCTGCCTGCATCTGGAAGTCACAGTCAAAGGCAAGCAGGCGCACGCCGCCATGCCGCATACCGGCATCGACGCCATCGAAGCCGCAACCGGCATCCTGCAGGCGCTGTACGCCTATCGTACCGAGCTGGCGAAAAAAAAATCCGCAGTTGCCGGCATCGACCACGCCACGCTCAACGTCGGCCTGATCAAAGGCGGCATCAACACCAATGTGGTGCCGGACCTGGCGAGCTTCCGCCTCGACCGCCGCATGATTCCGGAAGAAGCGGGCTTCGACGCGGAAGGCGATCTGCGACGCGTGATCGACGCCGCGGCGGCGCGCTACCCCGGCATCGAAGTCGGGGTGCAGCGCATCCTGCTGGCCGAGCCGCTGGCCGAATTGCCGGGCGTGGAAAAACTGATCGGCGCGTTCAGCCGCAATGCCGAAACCATCCTGGGCGAACCGGTCAAGGCGCACGGCGTGCCGCTCTACACCGACGCGCGCCACTATACCAAGCAAGGCATTCCGACGATCCTGTACGGCGCCGGTCCGCGCACGCTGATGGAAGCGCGCGGTCATAATTCGGACGAGAACCTGCGCCTTAACGATCTGTTCAAGGCCACCAAGGTGGTGGCGCTGGCGTTGGCGGAGTTGCTGCAGTAA
- a CDS encoding outer envelope protein encodes MKKSAMGMCLTTAALAVSAMSSMSANAADWADNSIGIRYGTKFAEPFNSQDISKKIVNFTHASGYKYGTNFLNVDLLMSDSKDNESQEAYIVYRHTLDIGKVAGKDLSFGPARGFGLTAGFDWNTKNDPGYSSRKRMIVAGPTIMMDVPGFLNISLLALWESNQPLSNGVRMSSRYSYDTHPMLNAAWGIPFGTSGFAFEGYVNYIAAKGKNEFGGGTAPELNFDGQIMYDVGMPMGMGKNTFRVGLEYQYWRNKFGNPHNVPGSLAKTPMIRAEYHF; translated from the coding sequence ATGAAGAAGAGTGCAATGGGGATGTGCTTGACTACCGCAGCGCTGGCTGTTTCGGCCATGAGCAGCATGTCGGCCAATGCTGCGGATTGGGCGGACAATTCGATCGGTATCCGCTACGGCACCAAGTTTGCCGAGCCGTTCAACTCGCAGGATATTTCCAAGAAGATCGTCAACTTCACGCACGCCAGCGGTTACAAATACGGCACCAACTTTCTGAACGTCGATTTGCTGATGTCGGATAGCAAAGACAACGAATCGCAAGAAGCCTATATCGTCTATCGTCATACACTGGATATCGGCAAGGTAGCCGGCAAGGACCTCTCTTTCGGCCCTGCGCGCGGCTTTGGCCTGACTGCAGGCTTTGACTGGAACACCAAGAATGACCCCGGCTACAGCTCGCGCAAGCGCATGATCGTTGCGGGTCCTACTATCATGATGGACGTGCCGGGCTTCCTGAACATCAGCCTGCTGGCCCTGTGGGAAAGCAATCAGCCATTGAGCAACGGCGTTCGCATGTCCAGCCGCTACTCCTACGACACGCACCCGATGTTGAATGCAGCCTGGGGCATCCCGTTCGGCACCAGCGGCTTCGCGTTCGAAGGCTATGTGAACTACATCGCCGCCAAGGGAAAGAACGAGTTCGGCGGCGGCACCGCGCCTGAGCTGAACTTCGACGGCCAGATCATGTACGACGTCGGCATGCCTATGGGCATGGGCAAGAACACCTTCCGTGTCGGCCTGGAATATCAATACTGGCGCAACAAGTTCGGCAACCCGCACAACGTGCCGGGTTCGCTGGCGAAGACGCCGATGATCCGCGCCGAATACCATTTCTAA
- a CDS encoding urate hydroxylase PuuD, producing the protein MEAYIFDWLNLLLRWLHVITAIAWIGSSFYFVWLDNSLTRPDDPELLGKGVGGELWAVHGGGFYNPQKYLLAPKTLPQNLHWFFWESYSTWLSGFALFSVLYLFNAGTFLVDRHVLDMTATTAVCAALAYLVAGWLVYDAICRLFGDKPGGDRMVGVLVTLYVVAAVWVACHVFSGRAAFLMTGASLATVMSANVLFWIIPGQRKMVASMRAGQSPDPIHGKRGKQRSVHNTYFTLPVIFAMLSNHYSMTYSAGNNWLVLLLIMLAGVLIRQFFVLKHKGVFKWQYPAAAIVILAGVAFWIAPKPALQTVAKNAPAVSFAQVQQVIETRCIQCHAAKPTLMPVPGKGILLDSKDGVLQHAQQIYQQAVVQKAMPLGNMTNITDEERALLGKWFEAGAKGE; encoded by the coding sequence ATGGAAGCATACATTTTCGACTGGCTCAATCTCTTGCTGCGCTGGCTGCATGTCATCACGGCGATTGCCTGGATCGGATCCTCGTTCTACTTTGTCTGGCTCGACAACAGCCTGACCCGGCCCGACGATCCAGAACTGCTTGGCAAGGGCGTCGGCGGCGAACTGTGGGCCGTGCACGGCGGGGGTTTCTACAATCCGCAGAAATATCTGCTGGCGCCGAAGACCCTGCCGCAAAACCTGCACTGGTTTTTCTGGGAGTCATACAGCACCTGGCTGTCGGGCTTTGCGCTGTTCTCGGTCCTGTACCTGTTCAACGCCGGCACCTTCCTGGTCGACAGGCACGTGCTCGACATGACCGCGACCACCGCGGTGTGTGCAGCGCTGGCTTACCTGGTCGCAGGCTGGCTGGTGTACGACGCCATCTGCCGTCTGTTCGGCGACAAGCCGGGCGGCGACCGCATGGTGGGCGTGCTGGTCACGCTCTATGTCGTTGCGGCGGTCTGGGTGGCGTGCCATGTGTTTTCAGGCCGCGCGGCTTTCCTTATGACCGGGGCGTCGCTGGCGACGGTGATGAGTGCCAACGTGCTGTTCTGGATCATTCCCGGCCAGCGCAAGATGGTGGCGTCGATGCGCGCGGGACAAAGCCCCGACCCCATCCACGGCAAGCGCGGCAAGCAGCGCAGCGTGCATAACACGTACTTCACGCTGCCAGTGATCTTCGCGATGCTGTCGAATCATTACAGCATGACTTACAGCGCGGGCAATAACTGGCTGGTGCTGCTGCTGATCATGCTGGCCGGCGTGCTGATCCGGCAATTTTTCGTGCTTAAACACAAGGGCGTGTTCAAGTGGCAGTATCCGGCGGCGGCCATCGTGATCCTGGCCGGCGTGGCGTTCTGGATCGCGCCGAAGCCGGCGCTCCAGACGGTGGCGAAAAATGCGCCGGCGGTGTCGTTCGCCCAGGTGCAGCAAGTGATTGAAACGCGCTGCATCCAGTGCCATGCGGCCAAGCCGACGCTAATGCCGGTGCCGGGCAAGGGCATCCTGCTCGACAGCAAGGACGGCGTACTGCAGCATGCGCAGCAGATCTACCAGCAAGCCGTGGTGCAGAAGGCCATGCCGCTGGGGAACATGACCAATATCACCGACGAAGAACGGGCTTTGCTGGGCAAGTGGTTCGAAGCAGGCGCCAAAGGCGAATGA
- a CDS encoding ABC transporter substrate-binding protein, translating to MHANKLFKFTAAVLLSATCSASFAQETKIKFQLDWRFEGPSALFLVAKSKGYFAQEKLDVVIDAGSGSGNAVNRVASGTYDMGFADMAALMEFTANNPASPGKPMAVMMVYNDTPAAIFSLKKTGIRTPADLVGKKLGSPVFDAGRRGYPIFAKANGLDASKANWISMDPPLRETMLARGDVDAITGFYFTSLLNLNARGIKDSDINVMMYPDYGVKLYGNAIIANESLMKTNPEALKGFLRAFAKATKDVLADPEGAIKVLKERDGLIDAKLELRRLKLAISSAIATPHAKAEGYGQVSLPRLTLMASQVSDAYATKTRVNAEKIWTPAYLPSKELLNVFGK from the coding sequence ATGCACGCCAACAAGCTCTTCAAGTTCACCGCCGCCGTGCTGCTTAGCGCCACCTGCTCCGCCTCCTTTGCGCAGGAAACCAAAATCAAGTTCCAGCTCGACTGGCGCTTTGAAGGTCCGTCCGCATTGTTCCTGGTGGCCAAGTCCAAGGGCTATTTCGCGCAGGAGAAACTGGACGTCGTCATCGACGCCGGCAGCGGCTCCGGCAACGCCGTCAATCGCGTGGCGTCAGGCACGTACGACATGGGCTTTGCCGACATGGCGGCGCTGATGGAATTCACTGCGAACAATCCTGCCTCGCCGGGCAAGCCGATGGCCGTGATGATGGTCTATAACGACACGCCGGCAGCAATCTTCTCGCTCAAGAAGACCGGCATCAGGACACCGGCCGATCTGGTCGGCAAGAAGCTCGGCTCGCCGGTGTTTGACGCCGGCCGCCGCGGCTATCCGATCTTCGCCAAGGCCAACGGCCTGGATGCCTCCAAAGCCAACTGGATCAGCATGGATCCGCCGCTGCGCGAAACCATGCTGGCGCGCGGCGACGTCGACGCCATCACCGGCTTCTACTTCACCTCGCTGCTGAACCTGAACGCACGCGGCATCAAGGATTCAGACATCAACGTGATGATGTATCCCGACTATGGCGTCAAGCTGTACGGCAACGCCATCATCGCCAACGAAAGCCTGATGAAGACCAATCCGGAGGCGCTCAAGGGCTTCCTGCGCGCCTTCGCCAAGGCGACCAAGGATGTGCTGGCCGATCCCGAAGGCGCCATCAAGGTGCTCAAGGAACGCGACGGCCTGATCGACGCCAAGCTGGAACTGCGCCGCCTCAAGCTGGCCATCTCCAGCGCCATCGCCACGCCGCACGCCAAGGCCGAAGGCTACGGCCAGGTATCCCTGCCGCGCCTGACGCTGATGGCCTCGCAAGTGTCGGACGCCTACGCCACCAAGACGCGTGTCAATGCGGAAAAGATCTGGACCCCGGCTTACCTGCCGTCCAAGGAACTGCTGAATGTGTTCGGGAAATGA
- a CDS encoding ABC transporter ATP-binding protein translates to MTSSNTEAETDTFVDFRRVFLSYDGSDEFAVEDISLQTRQGEFISIVGPSGCGKSTFMKLATGLKRPTRGSIAIAGADVTGPLKFVGMAFQAPTLLPWRTTLDNVLLPLEIVEPYRSDFKKNKAQYAERALKLLKTVGLDGYADKFPWELSGGMQQRASICRALIHEPKMLLLDEPFGALDAFTREELWCVLRDLWTERKFNVILVTHDLREAAFLADTIYVMSKRPGRIVARKENPLPRPRELELTYTDPFNALVHELREHIGRVRNT, encoded by the coding sequence ATGACTTCCTCGAACACTGAGGCGGAGACGGACACCTTCGTCGATTTCCGCCGCGTCTTCCTTTCCTACGACGGCTCCGACGAATTTGCGGTCGAAGACATTTCGCTGCAAACCAGGCAGGGAGAGTTCATCTCCATCGTCGGTCCGTCCGGCTGCGGAAAGTCGACTTTCATGAAGCTGGCGACGGGCCTCAAGCGTCCCACACGCGGCAGTATCGCCATCGCCGGCGCGGACGTGACCGGGCCGCTCAAATTCGTCGGCATGGCCTTCCAGGCGCCGACACTGCTGCCGTGGCGCACCACGCTCGACAATGTGCTGCTGCCGCTGGAAATTGTCGAGCCGTATCGCAGCGACTTCAAGAAGAACAAGGCGCAGTACGCCGAGCGTGCGCTCAAATTGCTCAAGACCGTCGGCCTCGACGGCTATGCCGACAAGTTTCCGTGGGAACTGTCGGGCGGCATGCAGCAACGCGCCTCGATCTGCCGCGCGCTGATTCACGAACCGAAGATGCTGCTGCTGGACGAGCCTTTCGGCGCGCTCGACGCCTTCACCCGCGAAGAACTGTGGTGCGTGCTGCGCGATCTGTGGACCGAACGCAAATTCAACGTCATCCTGGTCACGCACGATCTGCGCGAAGCCGCCTTCCTGGCCGACACCATCTACGTGATGAGCAAGCGCCCGGGCCGTATCGTGGCGCGCAAGGAAAATCCGCTGCCGCGTCCGCGCGAACTGGAGCTCACCTACACCGATCCCTTCAACGCCCTGGTGCACGAGTTGCGCGAGCATATCGGCCGCGTGCGCAACACCTGA
- a CDS encoding ABC transporter ATP-binding protein yields the protein MTATSPARLQIAHIRKAYPGVLANDDINLSVAPGEIHAVLGENGAGKSTLMKIIFGTVKPDAGEIYWNGELAHIANPQIARKLGIAMVFQHFSLFDTLTVAENIALGLDAGTDMQDLIARIRQTGDKYGLELEPNRHVHTLSVGERQRVEIVRALLTDPQLLILDEPTSVLTPQAVEKLFVTLRQLADEGCSILYISHKLDEIRALCHSATVMRGGRVTGTCDPRNETSAGLSRMMIGEELVRLRRERNPESLRNERKLHVNRLNLPKAHLFATELKDIECEVRAGEIVGIAGVSGNGQQELLAALSGEDQRAAPNMIMLAGSAVGHLAPNPRRAKGLGLVPEERLGRGAVPTLSLSANMLLSHQKVPYVKHGMIDFAYTRKIAASIIERFKVKAGGPDALAKSLSGGNLQKFIVGREMERKPGVFIVAQPTWGVDVGAAAQIHAEILALKQEGCAVLVISEELDELFALCDRLHVIAKGRLSPSIPIEQATREQVGLWMSGLWSDGATDAAAEAAHG from the coding sequence GTGACCGCAACGTCGCCTGCGCGCTTGCAAATAGCGCATATACGCAAGGCCTATCCGGGGGTGCTGGCCAACGACGACATCAACCTGAGCGTTGCACCCGGCGAGATCCATGCCGTGCTCGGCGAGAACGGCGCCGGCAAGTCGACGCTGATGAAGATCATCTTCGGCACGGTCAAACCCGACGCCGGTGAAATCTACTGGAACGGCGAACTGGCCCACATCGCCAATCCGCAGATCGCGCGCAAGCTCGGCATCGCCATGGTGTTCCAGCACTTCTCGCTGTTCGACACGCTGACCGTGGCGGAAAACATCGCGCTTGGCCTGGACGCCGGCACCGACATGCAGGACCTGATCGCGCGCATCCGCCAGACCGGCGACAAATACGGCCTCGAACTGGAACCCAATCGCCACGTCCATACACTGTCGGTAGGCGAACGCCAGCGCGTGGAAATCGTGCGCGCGCTGCTGACCGATCCGCAATTGCTGATCCTCGACGAACCGACTTCAGTGCTGACGCCGCAGGCGGTCGAGAAGCTGTTCGTCACACTGCGCCAACTGGCCGACGAAGGCTGCAGCATCCTCTACATCAGCCACAAGCTCGATGAAATCCGTGCGCTGTGCCACAGCGCGACCGTGATGCGCGGCGGCCGTGTGACCGGCACCTGCGATCCGCGCAATGAAACCAGCGCCGGCCTGTCGCGCATGATGATCGGCGAAGAGCTGGTGCGCCTGCGCCGCGAACGCAATCCGGAATCCCTGCGCAACGAGCGCAAGCTCCACGTCAATCGCCTGAATCTGCCGAAAGCGCATCTGTTCGCCACCGAACTCAAAGACATCGAGTGCGAAGTGCGCGCCGGCGAAATCGTCGGCATCGCCGGCGTCTCCGGCAACGGCCAGCAGGAATTGCTGGCGGCGCTGTCCGGCGAAGACCAGCGCGCTGCGCCCAACATGATCATGCTGGCCGGCAGCGCCGTCGGTCATCTGGCGCCCAACCCGCGCCGCGCGAAAGGCCTCGGCCTGGTGCCGGAAGAACGGCTCGGCCGCGGCGCCGTGCCGACGCTGAGCCTGTCGGCCAACATGCTGCTGTCGCATCAGAAAGTCCCCTACGTGAAGCACGGCATGATCGACTTCGCCTACACGCGCAAGATCGCTGCGTCCATCATCGAGCGCTTCAAGGTCAAGGCCGGCGGTCCCGATGCGCTGGCGAAAAGCCTGTCCGGCGGCAACCTGCAGAAGTTCATCGTCGGCCGCGAGATGGAACGCAAACCCGGCGTCTTCATCGTCGCGCAACCGACCTGGGGCGTCGACGTCGGCGCCGCCGCACAAATCCACGCCGAAATCCTGGCGCTCAAACAAGAAGGCTGCGCCGTGCTGGTGATCTCCGAAGAACTCGACGAATTGTTCGCGCTGTGCGATCGCCTGCATGTGATCGCCAAGGGACGCTTGTCGCCTTCCATCCCGATCGAACAGGCCACGCGCGAACAGGTCGGCTTGT
- a CDS encoding GntR family transcriptional regulator, whose product MTKPSKTSRSPLASHSAVRDHSPAVEERLYQDIYDAIMEHRLPPRTKLTEQVLCQIYDTARHTVRKVLSRLATEGMVDLEANRGAFIASPSHAEVKDMFELRNIIEYAVLDKVGREASTREIAGLRKMVEEERNSYLTGDRPRWIRLSAQFHLALAELTGNALLVDTLRKLVSRTTLMIAKTEAPGHNACSFDEHDTVLAALENGDITLAQEHMAHHLHLCEDRVRPSDDDHFDLRSVLGKSS is encoded by the coding sequence ATGACCAAACCAAGCAAGACATCCCGCTCGCCCCTGGCTTCGCATTCCGCCGTCCGCGATCATTCGCCGGCCGTCGAGGAACGTCTTTACCAGGACATCTATGACGCGATCATGGAACATCGCCTGCCGCCGCGCACCAAGCTCACTGAGCAGGTCCTGTGCCAGATTTACGATACCGCCCGGCACACCGTGCGCAAGGTGCTCTCGCGCCTGGCCACCGAGGGCATGGTCGACCTCGAAGCCAATCGCGGCGCCTTCATCGCCAGCCCCTCGCACGCCGAGGTCAAGGACATGTTCGAGCTGCGCAACATCATCGAATACGCGGTGCTCGACAAAGTCGGCCGCGAAGCCAGCACGCGCGAGATCGCCGGCCTGCGCAAGATGGTCGAGGAAGAACGCAACTCCTACCTGACCGGCGACCGGCCGCGCTGGATCCGTCTGTCCGCTCAGTTCCACTTGGCGCTGGCCGAGCTGACCGGTAATGCGCTGCTGGTCGACACGCTGCGCAAGCTGGTGTCGCGCACCACGCTGATGATCGCCAAGACCGAAGCGCCGGGACACAATGCCTGCTCCTTCGATGAACACGACACCGTGCTGGCGGCGCTCGAAAACGGCGACATCACGCTGGCGCAGGAACACATGGCACACCATTTGCACTTGTGCGAAGACCGGGTCCGCCCCAGCGACGACGATCACTTCGATTTGCGATCGGTACTGGGAAAGAGTTCCTGA